Proteins encoded together in one Bactrocera neohumeralis isolate Rockhampton chromosome 4, APGP_CSIRO_Bneo_wtdbg2-racon-allhic-juicebox.fasta_v2, whole genome shotgun sequence window:
- the LOC126754461 gene encoding small subunit processome component 20 homolog, which translates to MAEILHKTKNTNTFRYKSFADRVNEIDIRRLALYRIGHENEELPEEENETCFHQTLKKWIVLNLTDEFGQFSRRCLKVVTLPQLVHKKDFVIDLLLERLSTATTLSLQPLLELLYVLARDLREDFYPYFQRVLDRLICLLNTQDAEQLEWTLVCLAYLFKALKPYLKKNIGVVFHAILPLLDEQRYEEHVTNFAVECFSFIARDVRDYRKFLDFVLDTIAREQVDSIAGCGRLLFEIVRGVKGQFHSVAGDFLQFMFECLVDEQRAKSQDKLQLLCEIVKQSVQELLNFLSPQSMPLYWNKLCNVTQNMMLAGVGASEQLVYILPLYILAAEHRNGKHLCELDVVVPTIIKMLDYCGQEKAKGKAEGALHLLVELVSKVLLANNAHLTQLDTSRLMKKALNVQQRDIYAQFVLLVGAHAQFELLVLPSVVANFEDKFDEPAFELLARVVLHKRSLAGNAFALDSWQPYILHIKQQNTLEKLKEKIKTLAFNENVLEEESNALREQVLLLILAPHIAGLEKEALEPKLNTILNQILDSLNSDNNLAQKLTLYSLVLETHIHLKFKCVSSFVQRSIETLLPHATTNLQALGALDQLLSATPKFTEEEIQRISELLVPLLSSHAHDVRLLAAHCLQTLHRQTKLAHPYKIFYAAECIEPNVHNYREQLLQLQQLETAGELYRAIEKEESQRDIYKRHILRFLLGMLYHNFKFVWEPVLKLIESYAQAMSVADFWAIYHQLLQQTAESIDYTVTAAQDTTAAAIETVPCWRSAILNELLPALQLPKQTQQQLLNYRNLLWMRLPQFGQMAQQKNRDLVGLFLQFVNEEYRARLERRELTWDLTQLAAGQAQDQIAEAETLDSDAEEDDDKQTERPRKTGRRGKQRKDQQGFIAKSILQTLQSKLGVFAAQTNPRSLYREPELYALYMDLLAGPNAQLQRAALDCILRYKSKALMPHKEHLYALVDEVKFKEELVNFKLDEAVSEEQRPELMKILLRILYGKMITKGTQRALSAQARKSLILRFLGQCTTEEILWFLEMAFGKYAKYTDAALPLEQIPALVLADFDIHAAWSPKKLQSIVNLLELIRKEFGGLMKRDFHIYMLKLLTFVGCACNAILLLPAAQLALIHPKMSVVYKNVRNAALLSLVNFFAHIDEFEWEAAQVRCLTEVYVWPVIEKLPQDAIHTPTPLLRLLLQWGEKPQHFNFLAQRRADVDSQETPIIFHYVVALLLNEKAKPAVRRPIMALVERLLDPKSKVELVEVTGLHIVKPYIPELLKRLRMNFSTRAAKQAIDKRDLNILSLLTAHVEDAATCDSLLQLLLPILIAKSQRNASEEVVTQVITTLANLIKQLDAPETYLRKLAPLFEQTQEVNARKLLCQLVTDIARKRHKQATQSNDEALIAQATRLQRTARLTSMLNAWDKRWVEQPDYDKRLDALKEIAQLLDVEHDGVDIELGVLAIYNCVYFIKYDKDMGLRDNASEHLRLLLPRLAQRYAATADDKPNLDYLVGDVAINLLRRLLRDNNDNVRYEGIRLLGELARQAPTTHAVLQDLAPLGDQQDAEVDFFENLTHLQTHRHGRALLKFNSHAQTLTQRPCTRTLTEFVLPLATRYLLQEKHAGKHTLIDAAIETVGVVCQLLPWQQYHALLRYYLTKLRSSQEHQRQCVRIVVRILDAFHFDLTQAQADAQALQQLRAKLSSEEITEAEEKPETAAKKEIVTADNEAIEAEDADEKEMEVDVEDEDTALAAELAAADMDATAAQDDTAPAICVLNAALVLPAGAAKRVMLTITSILIPTLNRAITEQSSYDNKHKVNRKRFSAEREEEEILRVPIALALVKLMQKLPKDLMEASLPGVFMKVCTFLRSPLKSVRMLTRDILKKIMLALGASYLALLMDHLQSLLTRGFQVHVLAVTVHGVLDALREQLQPSDIENCLHNLLDVALNDIFGEITAEKENEKIAAHTPEAKPSAKSYLVLHIVARNIQDNCLLDLLMPFKEHLTRSHSRKVTLKIQDCFAKIVSGLVENAHISRESLLIFIYGTVSESITDLLPGTQKRALSEQEKERMRRARPDCFIIQPAPRTRSGAVNKRVQSNAQANAHILIEFGLELLQIVLKRKKLVEVDYQPFLNPLLPLLRDALKSTHVRVVTFALKCFGAIWNDAYELPALQQQYLSDVVERMFEILKNISTFGAIKQDENLQLVKSCYKAIVALLRKCSDYELTPEQLQQLVLYVEQNLYEGEHQTLSFSLLKALIARRVEAESFHQIMKRIGDMSIQSQSDFVRDEARNILVTYIMEYPLKKRVDQIVKFFTVQLRYSLPSGRQSVIQFLHALIKKFPLKILSKRAEFLYISLGPRLVNDEDPGCRKAIAECIELLITRLEKVDRQRLFDMTLLFFEAGNKPSVAEMAASLCSRFLNAEKQSFAPRLKLVLPTIVARLTMNNPSAPGRFVRAPTALGFDVDEEKLKKRRKYNKVKGQNTKQVEEIVLTEEEVAKTAEDHQRAIDHEIIQIQYCLLKMLDYCSVELLSGNNAELSHVIDELAYESQKLLAHEHAWVRCNAAKIIALILSNYDYARVGAQLAKAQQHTDYANGNGVDANAAKFDFIYANPVYDIKSLVLDLCAQVVPGDTQQNMIDEIVKIFLFIGNMLRDVPFSVKQEKQEDDAAEEKENTAVEQKEEHTTGTKINLYWLVRNIRFLINREVAKAPHSTVVRSALFTLIEGLITLLNVETLERLAPPLLGALVREMSEEDQNVDGDLRQLALRVGSRLRKRIGSDLYDKLRTRTQTALMRRRAERKKVLAQEKIHDPLRAAKRKAATQERKKSAKRLKADVMRGKAADTKQKLKKRKRKADEELF; encoded by the exons CGGACCGTGTTAATGAGATTGATATACGGCGTTTGGCTTTGTACCGCATTGGACATGAAAACGAAGAACTGCCAGAGGAGGAAAATGAAACATGTTTTCATCAAACGCTGAAGAAATGGATAGTTTTAAACTTAACAGACGAGTTCGGCCAATTCAGCCGCAGATGTCTGAAGGTGGTAACATTGCCACAACTGGTGCACAAAAAAGACTTTGTGATAGATCTCTTGTTAGAGCGTCTCTCGACGGCCACAACTCTATCATTGCAGCCATTGTTGGAATTATTATACGTGTTAGCGCGCGATTTGCGTGAGGATTTCTACCCGTACTTTCAGCGCGTACTTGATCGACTCATTTGTCTGCTCAATACCCAAGACGCAGAGCAATTAGAATGGACATTGGTTTGCTTGGCTTACTTATTCAAAGCACTAAAACCGTACTTGAAGAAAAACATCGGTGTGGTGTTCCATGCCATTTTGCCACTACTAGATGAACAGCGTTACGAAGAGCATGTAACCAATTTTGCCGTGGAGTGTTTCTCCTTTATAGCACGTGATGTGCGCGATTATCGCAAATTTCTTGATTTCGTTTTGGACACAATAGCACGCGAGCAGGTGGACAGCATAGCAGGATGTGGGCGTTTGCTCTTTGAAATTGTGCGTGGTGTGAAAGGTCAATTCCATTCGGTAGCGGGCGATTTTCTCCAATTTATGTTTGAATGCTTAGTTGACGAACAGCGGGCCAAATCACAGGACAAACTGCAATTGCTCTGTGAAATTGTTAAGCAGTCTGTGCAAGAGTTGCTCAACTTTTTGTCGCCTCAAAGCATGCCGCTCTATTGGAACAAACTCTGCAATGTAACCCAAAACATGATGTTAGCTGGTGTAGGAGCTTCGGAACAATTAGTATATATTCTGCCGTTATACATACTCGCAGCCGAGCACCGCAATGGTAAACATCTGTGCGAATTAGACGTGGTGGTACCAACTATAATCAAGATGTTGGACTACTGTGGGCAAGAAAAAGCAAAAGGGAAAGCGGAAGGAGCACTACATTTGCTCGTAGAATTAGTTAGCAAGGTATTACTGGCAAATAATGCCCACCTGACACAATTAGATACCAGCCGATTAATGAAGAAAGCGTTGAACGTGCAACAACGCGATATTTATGCGCAATTTGTGTTACTTGTTGGTGCGCATGCGCAGTTCGAATTATTAGTGCTACCTTCTGTCGTTGCGAACTTTGAGGACAAGTTTGATGAGCCTGCATTTGAGCTGTTGGCACGCGTTGTCCTGCATAAGCGCTCACTGGCAGGCAATGCATTTGCACTGGATTCATGGCAGccttatattttacatataaaacaacaaaacacgcttgaaaaattgaaagaaaaaataaagacacttgcatttaatgaaaatgtattGGAGGAAGAGAGTAATGCTTTGAGGGAGCAAGTTTTATTGCTAATTTTAGCACCACATATTGCTGGGTTGGAAAAAGAGGCACTTGAGCCTAAGCTAAACACCATTTTGAACCAAATTTTAGATAGCTTAAATTCTGATAATAATTTAGCGCAGAAATTGACCTTATACTCGCTCGTTCTCGAGACGCACATACACCTCAAATTTAAATGTGTGTCGAGTTTTGTACAACGCTCCATAGAGACGCTGCTACCCCATGCAACAACTAACCTACAAGCTTTGGGCGCGCTGGATCAGCTCCTAAGCGCAACGCCCAAATTTACCGAGGAAGAAATTCAACGCATATCAGAACTTTTGGTGCCCCTGCTCAGTTCGCATGCGCATGATGTACGCCTGCTCGCTGCGCACTGCCTACAAACGCTGCATCGCCAAACGAAGCTGGCTCATCCCTACAAAATATTCTATGCCGCCGAATGCATTGAACCAAACGTGCATAATTATCGTGAGCAATTGCTGCAACTGCAGCAACTCGAGACGGCCGGCGAACTCTACCGCGCCATCGAGAAAGAGGAGTCTCAGCGCGATATCTATAAGCGGCACATACTGCGCTTTCTGCTCGGCATGTTGTACCACAACTTCAAGTTTGTCTGGGAGCCGGTACTAAAACTAATAGAATCATACGCGCAAGCCATGAGCGTCGCAGACTTTTGGGCGATTTATCACCAGCTATTGCAGCAAACAGCTGAAAGCATAGACTACACTGTAACTGCCGCGCAGGATACCACCGCCGCCGCGATAGAAACTGTGCCTTGCTGGCGCAGCGCGATCTTAAATGAGTTGCTACCCGCGTTGCAACTGCCCAaacaaacgcaacaacaattgcTGAACTATCGCAACCTGTTGTGGATGCGTTTGCCACAATTTGGGCAAATGGCACAGCAAAAAAATCGCGATCTTGTCGGTCTCTTTCTGCAATTCGTTAACGAGGAATACCGCGCGCGTTTGGAAAGGCGCGAACTGACTTGGGATCTTACGCAGCTCGCGGCCGGCCAAGCGCAGGATCAAATCGCAGAGGCAGAGACTTTAGACAGCGATGCGGAGGAGGATGACGATAAGCAAACAG AACGCCCGCGCAAAACTGGACGTCGCGGCAAACAGCGCAAGGATCAACAAGGTTTCATCGCCAAAAGCATACTGCAAACGCTACAAAGCAAACTTGGCGTATTTGCCGCGCAAACGAATCCACGTTCCCTATATCGCGAACCTGAATTATACGCGCTCTACATGGACCTGCTCGCTGGTCCGAATGCACAGTTGCAACGCGCCGCGCTCGACTGCATACTCAGGTACAAATCGAAAGCGTTGATGCCACACAAGGAACACCTATACGCATTGGTGGATGAGGTGAAATTCAAAGAGGAATTAGTCAACTTCAAATTAGATGAAGCTGTTAGCGAGGAACAGCGGCCAGAGCTCATGAAAATACTGCTACGCATATTGTATGGCAAAATGATCACCAAAGGCACACAGCGCGCGCTGAGCGCACAAGCGCGTAAATCACTGATTCTCCGCTTCCTGGGACAGTGCACCACCGAAGAGATTCTGTGGTTCTTGGAAATGGCTTTCGGCAAGTATGCCAAATACACCGACGCTGCTTTGCCGCTGGAACAGATACCAGCGCTAGTGTTGGCCGATTTCGATATACACGCCGCGTGGTCGCCGAAAAAGCTGCAAAGCATAGTAAATCTGCTGGAGCTGATACGCAAAGAGTTTGGCGGCCTAATGAAGCGTGACTTCCACATTTATATGCTGAAACTGCTAACATTCGTGGGCTGTGCTTGTAATGCCATTTTGCTGTTGCCCGCCGCGCAGCTGGCGCTTATACATCCGAAGATGAGTGTGGTCTACAAAAATGTGCGCAACGCTGCTTTGCTGAGTTTGGTGAACTTCTTCGCGCACATCGACGAATTCGAATGGGAGGCCGCGCAGGTTCGCTGCTTGACTGAAGTTTATGTTTGGCCAGTCATCGAAAAGCTGCCACAAGATGCCATTCACACGCCGACACCGTTGTTGCGTCTACTCTTACAGTGGGGTGAGAAGCCACAGCACTTCAACTTCTTAGCGCAACGACGCGCAGATGTAGACTCGCAGGAGACACCGATTATCTTCCATTATGTGGTAGCGCTGTTGTTGAATGAGAAAGCGAAGCCCGCGGTACGACGTCCCATTATGGCGTTGGTTGAACGCCTGTTGGATCCCAAATCGAAAGTGGAACTAGTGGAAGTTACTGGTCTACATATTGTAAAACCTTACATTCCGGAACTCTTGAAACGCCTGCGCATGAACTTTAGCACGCGTGCCGCCAAGCAAGCAATTGACAAACGCGACCTCAATATACTGTCGTTACTCACCGCACATGTGGAGGACGCAGCGACATGTGACAGCTTATTGCAGCTCTTACTGCCAATACTCATCGCGAAGTCTCAGCGCAACGCCAGTGAAGAAGTAGTCACGCAAGTTATAACGACACTTGCGAATCTCATCAAGCAGCTCGACGCACCCGAGACCTATTTACGGAAACTCGCGCCGCTTTTCGAGCAGACGCAAGAGGTGAACGCGCGCAAATTGTTGTGTCAGCTAGTAACGGACATTGCGCGCAAGCGCCATAAACAGGCTACCCAAAGCAATGACGAAGCGCTTATTGCGCAGGCGACGCGCTTACAACGCACCGCGCGCCTTACCAGCATGCTGAACGCCTGGGACAAACGCTGGGTGGAGCAACCCGACTACGACAAGCGCTTGGATGCGCTTAAAGAAATAGCGCAGCTCTTGGACGTTGAACATGATGGCGTTGATATAGAGCTTGGCGTGCTCGCGATCTACAACTGCGTTTACTTCATTAAATATGACAAAGATATGGGCTTGCGCGACAATGCCAGCGAACACTTGCGTTTGCTGTTACCGCGCCTCGCTCAACGCTACGCCGCTACTGCAGATGATAAACCCAACCTGGACTATTTAGTTGGCGACGTGGCCATTAATTTGCTCAGGCGCTTATTGCGCGACAATAACGACAATGTGCGCTACGAAGGTATACGCTTATTGGGCGAATTGGCGCGCCAAGCGCCTACAACGCACGCGGTCTTGCAAGACTTGGCGCCACTTGGCGATCAGCAAGACGCAGAGGTGGATTTCTTCGAGAATCTTACACACTTACAAACACATCGCCATGGACGCGCGCTGCTTAAATTCAACTCTCACGCACAGACGTTGACGCAACGACCATGCACGCGCACGCTGACGGAGTTTGTGTTGCCGCTGGCCACGCGCTATCTCTTGCAGGAGAAGCATGCTGGTAAGCATACGCTCATAGACGCCGCCATTGAGACGGTAGGCGTGGTATGTCAACTGCTGCCCTGGCAGCAGTATCACGCTCTGCTGCGCTACTATCTCACCAAGTTGCGCAGCTCACAGGAGCATCAACGTCAATGCGTGCGCATTGTGGTGCGCATACTCGACGCGTTCCATTTTGACTTGACACAAGCGCAAGCCGATGCGCAAGCGCTGCAACAGCTGCGCGCTAAGTTGAGCAGTGAGGAAATAACTGAAGCAGAGGAGAAGCCCGAAACCGCTGCGAAAAAAGAAATAGTAACAGCAGATAACGAGGCAATAGAGGCGGAAGATGCGGATGAAAAGGAAATGGAAGTCGATGTTGAGGACGAGGACACCGCGCTCGCTGCAGAACTTGCTGCTGCGGACATGGATGCTACAGCAGCGCAGGACGACACCGCACCCGCTATTTGCGTGCTCAACGCCGCGCTAGTGCTGCCCGCCGGCGCTGCCAAGCGCGTTATGCTCACAATCACCAGCATACTCATACCGACGCTCAATCGCGCAATCACAGAGCAGAGCTCATACGACAACAAGCACAAAGTCAATCGTAAGCGTTTCAGCGCAGAGCGCGAGGAGGAGGAGATACTGCGTGTGCCAATCGCGCTGGCGCTGGTTAAACTGATGCAAAAGTTGCCCAAGGACCTAATGGAGGCGAGCTTACCAGGCGTTTTCATGAAAGTTTGCACCTTTTTGCGCTCGCCACTAAAGTCGGTGCGCATGCTAACGCGTGACATACTGAAAAAGATTATGCTCGCGCTGGGCGCCAGCTACCTGGCGCTGCTTATGGACCACTTGCAATCGCTATTGACGCGCGGCTTTCAAGTGCACGTGCTTGCCGTCACTGTGCACGGTGTCTTGGATGCGCTGCGTGAACAATTGCAGCCAAGCGATATTGAAAACTGTCTGCACAACCTGCTCGACGTGGCGTTGAACGATATATTCGGTGAAATCACCGCCGAAAAGGAAAACGAAAAGATTGCCGCGCATACGCCCGAAGCTAAACCGAGCGCCAAAAGCTACCTGGTGCTACACATTGTGGCGCGCAATATACAAGACAATTGTCTGCTGGATCTACTCATGCCGTTCAAGGAGCATCTCACGCGTTCGCACTCGCGTAAAGTCACCTTGAAAATACAGGATTGCTTTGCGAAGATAGTGAGCGGTTTGGTGGAGAATGCGCACATTTCGCGCGAGAGTTTGCTCATCTTCATCTACGGCACAGTTTCGGAGAGTATCACTGATCTGCTGCCGGGCACACAGAAGCGCGCGCTTAGCGAACAGGAGAAGGAGCGTATGCGACGCGCGCGTCCCGACTGCTTCATCATACAACCGGCGCCGCGCACACGTTCCGGCGCGGTCAATAAGCGCGTGCAATCGAACGCACAAGCCAATGCGCATATACTTATCGAATTCGGTCTGGAGCTATTGCAAATCGTTTTGAAACGCAAAAAACTGGTAGAAGTGGACTATCAGCCTTTCTTGAACCCCTTACTGCCGCTTCTACGCGACGCGCTGAAAAGTACACATGTGCGCGTGGTGACTTTTGCGCTGAAATGCTTTGGCGCCATTTGGAACGACGCCTATGAGTTGCCGGCGCTGCAGCAGCAATACCTTAGCGACGTCGTGGAGCGCATGTTCGAGATATTAAAGAATATATCCACCTTTGGCGCCATCAAGCAAGATGAGAATCTTCAATTGGTTAAATCGTGCTACAAAGCCATCGTGGCGTTGCTGCGCAAATGCAGCGATTACGAGCTGACGCCCGAGCAACTGCAACAGCTCGTGCTCTATGTCGAGCAAAACCTGTACGAGGGCGAACATCAGACGCTCTCCTTTTCACTGCTCAAAGCGCTCATTGCGCGACGCGTTGAGGCCGAGTCGTTCCATCAGATAATGAAACGCATCGGCGATATGTCGATCCAATCACAGTCGGACTTTGTGCGCGACGAGGCGCGCAATATACTGGTCACCTACATCATGGAATATCCACTGAAGAAGCGCGTCGATcagattgtaaaattcttcaCAGTACAACTACGCTATTCGTTGCCGTCGGGTCGGCAGTCGGTCATACAATTCCTGCATGCTTTAATCAAGAAGTTCCCGCTGAAGATACTTTCCAAGCGTGCGGAATTCCTTTATATCTCGCTGGGACCACGTTTGGTGAATGACGAGGACCCGGGTTGCCGCAAGGCGATCGCCGAGTGCATCGAGCTGCTGATTACGCGTTTGGAGAAAGTCGATCGTCAGCGTTTATTCGACATGACACTGCTCTTCTTCGAAGCCGGCAATAAGCCATCGGTGGCAGAAATGGCTGCGTCGCTTTGCTCGCGTTTTCTAAACGCGGAGAAGCAATCCTTCGCGCCGCGACTCAAACTCGTGCTGCCCACAATTGTAGCGCGTCTCACAATGAATAATCCAAGCGCGCCCGGCAGATTTGTGCGCGCGCCGACGGCGCTGGGCTTTGACGTGGATGAGGAAAAGCTCAAGAAGCGCAGAAAATACAAT AAAGTGAAAGGCCAAAACACCAAGCAAGTCGAGGAAATCGTGCTCACTGAGGAGGAGGTAGCCAAAACGGCTGAGGACCACCAACGCGCCATCGACCACGAAATCATACAAATACAATATTGCCTGCTTAAGATGTTGGACTACTGCAGCGTGGAGCTGCTCAGCGGCAACAATGCCGAATTGAGTCACGTGATCGACGAACTGGCTTATGAATCACAGAAGCTGCTAGCGCATGAGCATGCCTGGGTGCGCTGCAATGCGGCCAAAATTATCGCGCTCATTTTGAGCAACTACGATTATGCGCGTGTTGGCGCACAACTGGCGAAGGCTCAACAGCACACAGACTATGCAAACGGCAATGGTGTGGACGCTAATGCAGCGAAATTCGATTTCATTTATGCCAATCCCGTTTACGATATTAAATCGTTGGTGTTGGACTTATGCGCCCAAGTGGTGCCCGGCGACACGCAACAGAATATGATTGATGAAATAGTCAAGATCTTCCTGTTCATTGGCAATATGCTGCGCGATGTGCCTTTTAGTGTTAAGCAAGAGAAACAGGAAGACGACGCAGCTGAGGAAAAGGAGAACACGGCGGTGGAGCAGAAGGAGGAGCATACGACGGGTACAAAGATTAATTTGTACTGGCTGGTACGCAACATACGCTTCCTGATTAACAGGGAGGTGGCTAAGGCGCCACATTCTACCGTCGTG CGGTCAGCACTTTTCACGCTAATCGAGGGTCTCATCACGCTGCTTAATGTGGAAACACTGGAAAGGCTGGCGCCCCCGCTGCTAGGTGCGCTGGTACGTGAAATGTCCGAGGAGGACCAAAATGTGGACGGTGACTTGCGGCAATTGGCGCTACGCGTTGGTAGTCGTTTGCGCAAGCGCATTGGCTCCGATCTGTATGATAAGTTGCGCACGCGCACGCAAACTGCATTAATGCGCCGGCGCGCCGAACGCAAAAAAGTGCTGGCGCAGGAAAAGATACACGATCCGTTGCGTGCGGCTAAGAGAAAGGCTGCCACTCAGGAACGCAAAAAATCGGCGAAGCGCTTGAAGGCGGATGTGATGCGCGGCAAGGCAGCAGACACGAAGCAAAAACTAAAGAAACGCAAGCGCAAAGCGGACGAAGAgctattctaa
- the LOC126754938 gene encoding uncharacterized protein LOC126754938 — translation MLRCIRFGEVLLDETFRTFLICNQCQAEFVEVPEFRVHLATTPCGQRLFKEDVIGLKFGAAQVTRTSKEKTYLLYNPADVQLATTETVISSATGTAEGGDDAYLDLMKIEEELLDPRWYTDIANAQTEVTGPQAAGPLSSTINANKPMEYKELVEAVGPYVQFKENAAKRKPNSVVVRRFPNKSDNSAVAKNNPVLQTKLEPSNDQKSVRLLNPAVKRKLDMAPKQVQFNDKTTVKYVINEKLCTNSAPITEEITLNNGAVVKRRKTINIPTEQTSMRQDLQEQAIRRSSDVPKSTIGIATVRKTVTQPPNAVGANKTAKSHNITIAPTVVSSKIVAPAKLASTAAPKTDAAAKIKGPLPNTRVIATQMNGKNQIIHSNLLVKNPITYARANSNGITSEKPLPNRTASVSVNKVAPIATKPQPRTVTTSGVGATPVAVVASMKQTAPPALAPLSSSNPTATAQQKTNDILNKLQTRGLQVKRTQPPVTTSVNTSQQNKTLELLQKLQSKGMKVKILNGKEALCASGATVAQTSGSINLPTTAVRDAKVVCNVGSTALAMVKPNKTILNNKLIIKKVK, via the exons ATGTTGCGTTGCATACGTTTCGGTGAGGTGTTACTGGATGAGACTTTCCggacatttttaatatgtaatcAGTGCCAGGCGGAATTCGTGGAAGTGCCCGAGTTTCGTGTACATCTTGCGACCACCCCCTGCGGACAGCGGCTATTTAAGGAAGATGTAATTGGCCTAAAATTTGGTGCCGCACAAGTCACGCGCACCAGCAAAGAAAAAACA TATTTGTTGTATAATCCAGCGGATGTGCAATTAGCTACCACAGAAACAGTGATAAGCAGCGCCACAGGAACAGCAGAAGGTGGCGACGATGCCTATTTagatttaatgaaaattgaagAAGAATTACTCGATCCGCGTTGGTACACAGATATTGCAAACGCACAGACTGAAGTTACTGGTCCACAAGCTGCTGGACCATTATCGAGTACGATTAATGCCAATAAACCGATGGAATATAAAGAACTCGTAGAGGCTGTGGGACCATATGTCCAATTCAAGGAAAACGCCGCTAAAAGAAAACCAAACAGCGTTGTGGTAAGACGTTTTCCCAATAAGTCTGATAATTCCGCTGTTGCTAAAAACAATCCAGTATTACAAACGAAACTTGAGCCAAGCAACGACCAAAAATCGGTGCGTTTGCTGAATCCTGCTGTGAAACGAAAACTTGATATGGCACCTAAGCAAGTGCAATTTAATGATAAAACGactgtaaaatatgtaattaatgaGAAATTATGTACAAATTCTGCGCCAATTACTGAAGAAATAACCCTAAATAATGGCGCGGTGGTAAAGCGACGTAAAACGATAAATATACCAACGGAGCAAACAAGCATGCGACAAGACCTGCAGGAACAAGCTATTCGGCGAAGTTCAGATGTACCAAAAAGTACAATCGGAATAGCCACAGTACGTAAGACTGTCACACAACCACCAAATGCAGTGGGAGCTAACAAAACTGCAAAATCGCACAATATCACTATTGCTCCGACTGTGGTAAGTTCAAAGATTGTAGCTCCAGCAAAATTGGCATCAACAGCTGCACCTAAAACCGACGCAGCAGCAAAGATCAAAGGCCCGTTGCCTAATACACGTGTGATAGCTACACAAATGAATGGCAAAAATCAAATAATCCATTCCAATTTGTTGGTTAAAAATCCTATCACATACGCCAGAGCCAACTCGAATGGCATAACAAGCGAAAAACCGCTACCAAATCGAACCGCGTCCGTATCTGTCAACAAAGTAGCACCAATAGCTACAAAACCACAACCACGTACTGTTACTACATCGGGCGTAGGAGCAACACCAGTTGCAGTCGTCGCGTCTATGAAACAAACAGCGCCACCCGCACTAGCACCCTTATCAAGTAGTAATCCCACTGCCACGGCTCAACAGAAAACCAATGATATATTAAACAAACTGCAGACGCGCGGCTTGCAGGTGAAGCGCACGCAGCCGCCCGTCACAACATCGGTCAATACAAGTCAACAGAACAAAACGTTGGAGCTGCTGCAAAAACTCCAATCCAAAGGCATGAAAGTGAAAATCCTCAATGGCAAAGAGGCGTTGTGTGCAAGTGGTGCGACGGTAGCACAAACTAGTGGCAGCATCAATTTGCCAACCACTGCAGTGAGAGATGCGAAAGTCGTGTGCAACGTGGGAAGTACTGCGTTGGCGATGGTGAAACCAAATAAGACGATTTTAAACAATAAGCTCATAATTAAGAAAGTAAAGTAG